GTAATTCCCCAAATATTCCATAAACATTTCCTTTATCAACAATAAAACCACTTAAACTTTGATCTTCAAAAATATTTAATAATTCTTTATTACTAGTTCCTTCAAAATATATTTTTTTTGAAGAGTGACTAACTTTTGATGATGTTTCATTTTCAACAAACTTCATTAAGCCATTTTCATTTAAATAATTTAAAGACAATTTTTTATATATATTCTTTGGCACGATACTTTCTTGATACAAAATAACTTCGTTTGAATCTTTATCTTTTCTTATGCATTTAAAAGAATATACTTGTGTTCCTTCATAAAAATTAGTTTCTTTTGAAAGTTTTTTATCAATTGTTAATTCTTTTAATTCGTAATATCTATTAATTGAATTAGGGAATAACTCTCTAAAACTAAATAATAAGTTATTTTGAATTTTTTCTTGAACAACATACCCTTTACCATTAACTGGCTTAACAATTTGTAATTCAATTAATTTATTAAAAGCAATTCTTATTGGTTGCTCACTATACTTAAATTTTGTTTTAAGCATATTTTGGCTTGGTAATATTTCACCTGCTTTTACTTTATTTTCTCTTATTAAGTGCATCAAGTAGTCAAATACAATCTCTCACTTTTTATTCATGTACTTTTACCCCAAACTATAATTAATCATTTTAATTATACTGATTTTCAGATGGGTTTAAGTAATTTTTTAATGATGTTTTTCCTCAATCTGTTCTTAATAATAAAGCTGATGTTCCAGCTGTTGTAGCTGCTGAAATTAACATTGCTATTGTAATGTGAACTCCCATAGGAACACTTGTTAAAATAGCATGAATATTTTGATCAGCAAAGTATTTTTTAGTATCAACTGTATTTCAATCAAATTGCACTAAACCAATTCATGAAGCACTACCCAATGAGTTGGCAACAGTGTGAGTCATACCTAATCATCAACCTGCAGCAGCTGAACCTATAGCTGCAGCAATAAATAATGGTTTTATTTGTAAATTTATTCCAAACATTGCTGGTTCTGTTATTCCAGTGTAACCACCAAAAGTTGATGATATTGCTTTAGATTTTTCTTTTTTATCTTTTGTATAAAAGATAAGCATGAAAGCTGCAGTTCCTTGTGCAATATTTGAAACACAGGCAACTGGAGTAATGAATGAGAATGAATGACCAAATTGTAAATTACTATCAACAAGTAATTGTGTTTCAATTGGCAAGAATCCTTGATGTAATCCAGTTATAACTAAGAATGGATAGAATCCTGCAAATATCATTCCTCCAAAGCCAATAAAGTTTCAGTTAGTGTATTTAAATAATCCTGATAATCCTAATGATATTCCTTTTCCTATAATTTCCCCTAATGGAGCTATAGCTCAAAAAGCTAATCATGATGATAATAATACTGTTCCCAGTGGTACAACAATAATTGCAATAATTTGAGGAGTGTATTTTTTTAATACTCTTTCAATATTTATTGATAATCCAATAACCAATAATACAGGCACTATTTGTGCTTGATAACCAATTAACTTAATTTTGAAAAATCCTGAAAATATTGTATAGTAAACTCCAACAACTTGAGACATTTCAGGTATTTTTGCACCAGGTGCAAGTGTTAAAGAATTTAAATAGTCTTTAAAAGCTGCTTCCATAGCAGGCTTAATTACTGATTCAAAATCAGTATTTATATCAAATTCCAGTTGTACAGGCGTGTTTGTTGAATATCTATTAAGAAGTGCTGGTGAAACTAGAACTAGTCCAATAGCCATTCCTAAAAAGGGATTTCCACCTCATTTTTTTGCTGCTGTATATCCTACAAAAACTGGGATTGATCCCATTATTCCTCCACCTATTACATCAAGTAATTTTGCAAAACCTGTATTTGGTGAAATCTGATTAACTAAAGACATAATTGCTAATGACATTCCACCTGCAATAAATACAGGAACTAATGGAACAAATATTGAAGCAAAAGAATTCATTCCTCTTTTAGTAATCATTAACATGTTTGATTTAGTTGATAGTTGTTTATTTCAAAATTTTTGTTTATTTTCTGGTTTCATGTCATCATTTTTTAATGAACCCTGATTAAGTATTAAATCAATTTCTTTATAAACTTTGTCTACTACTCCAGCACCAATAATAATTTGATGTTGATTTTCTTGTTTCTTGTAGCCTTTAAAAAGTTCAATTTTTTTAATACCTTCTAAGTTAAATTTTTCATCGTTTTTAAGTATGAAACGTAATCTTGTTGCACAATGATAAATTTCAACTATATTATCTTTACCCCCTATTAATTCAATAATTTCTAGGGCATAGGTTTTTCAATTTATTTTCTTCATAAATCTCCTTTTCCTTTGCTTTTTAATTTTATTAAAATAAGCATATTTAAAAAATACCTATAATTATAACTTTTAGTGTGTTTTATATGTAAAAAATAAAAAAACTCAAAACTTGAGTTTTTGTTTATTCTATTTTTGTGTTTTTAGTTTTCCAAAACTTTCATCAAATCATTTACTATATGATCATCTGTATCACATAATTTCAGGATTTGTTCCTCCATAAGAAGTCGGTATCATGCCTTCAAATGCATCAAATAAAATTGATCATGTCATTAGTCCTCTAATTTTAATTCCATCTGAATTTAATAAGTTATAAGCTCTATTAAACGATTCTTTTGAACCTGCACCTCTTCCAGCTGGTTCATTAGTTGAAGCACCAATAATAAATTTATCTGCTGGTATTTGATAAAATGCATTTGTATTATTTGGTTTTGAAGTGATATATTTTGACATTAAATAATAAAATTCACCACGTTTGCTAACATCATCATTTGTAATATATGAGTCTTGTTGAACACCAGTTTTTAATGAATCTTCTGCTGTTTCTACTAGAACACCATCACCTCATCCATTATAAAATTGTGGGTTTATTCAATCATAATAACCATCAAGTTCTTCTAAGAATTCTTTATAGTTACCTTTACCTTCACCTTCACTATTTTGTCTAAGATAAGGGAATTCAGGAGCCATAGTTATTATGAAATCCTTGCCTTCTGCCTTATATTCATCTTTTAATTCTTTAAGTGCTAAGGCTGTTACTTTTTTACTTTCTGAACTTTTTAAAGAAAGGGATTCTCAGTCAATATCCAGTCCATCAAAACCATATTCTTCAACCACAGTTTTAATTGCCATTTTTAATTCGTCTTTTTGATCACTTCTAAATTTCATATGTTCAGCTGTTGCCCCCCCCATTGATATAAGTACTCTTTTACCTTGAGATTGTAAAGCTTTAATTCCTTCTTTTATTGCGGCAGGATTATTAGGGCTATAAGTTGGCATTTGATATTCCACATTAGAGTAAAGAAATGATAAATTAACAACATTATAAGATGAATTCAATAATTCCTTATCATTTAGTGCAATTTTATTTTCAAAATTTCCACCTCAATCATAATGATATCCAACTAAAGTTTTAACTTCATATTGAACTTGAACACTGCCCTTATATTTAGCTAAATTATTTGATTCAATTATTGCTGATTCATTTGACTTACTAGTTATTTTTAAGTCTTGTTCATTAATTCCTGATGTAGAATTAAATTTTAAAGTGTTTCTTATTATTCCAGAATCTAAATTATCAGAAATACCTTGTAAATTTTTATTTTTAATTAAAGTATTTATGTCAACAGCACTTGATGTATCAATAGAATATTTTACTTGAATTGAATTTCCACTATATTTTGTTGGATCAATTGACTTTACTGATGCACCAGTTGTTGTAATTGATTGAGGTTCTATTCCTATTGCATTAACATCTATATTTGGATTTTTTAATTTAATTGCTTGCTTAATTGTATTTTCATCAGTTGAATTTATTTCGCCTAAATTAGTATTTGTTAATACTGATGATAAAGGAACAGCTTTTGAAGTGTCAAGTTCAAAACTAACATTAACACTACCTTTATATTTAGTTGAATTATTTGATACTATTGTTGCTGATGTTTCTGTTATATTCTTAACATCAACATAATTAGTTTCTAATTTTGGATTTAATTTAGATAATTGTTTTTTAATAGTAATTTCGTCTAATTTATCTAAAGTTCCTAAATTTGTATTTGTAATTACTGATGCTAAATCAGTAGCTAAAAGATTTTCATCTACTTTAAAGGTTAAATCAAGATATCCTTTTTCAGGGTTGATATAAACATTTTCATCAGTTGAAGTAACTTTGGCTCAACCTCAACCACTGCTTTGGTTAAAACCTGCTTCATATATTCTTACATAATTAGGATTTAGATTTGGATTATCAATTATTAAAGCATCTAATATTAATTGAGAATCTGCACTTGGTAAAACTGTTGTAATGTTTATATTTGTAATAACATTTTCTAAATCAGTTTTTGGTGGTTTTGTTCCATCAATAGTAAATGTTACATTCACAGAACCAGTATATCTACCTGATGATGTTGAATTAACTCTAGCTGAAGTCTGAGTTATTGAATCAATTGAAATATCTGATGCTAACAAAGTTGAATTTTTAGCCAAAACAGCTGATTGAATTGTTGTTGCATTATTATTTTGCAAACTTCCCAAATTAGTAGTAGTTAAAACTGATCTTAATTCAGGTTTAACAACTTGAATAGTAAATGTTACATTCACAGAACCAGTATATCTACCTGATGATGTTGAATTAACTCTAGCTGAAGTCTGAGTTATTGAATCAATTGAAATATCTGATGCTAACAAAGTTGAATTTTTAGCCAAAACAGCTGATTGAATTGTTGTTGCATTATTATTTTGCAAACTTCCCAAATTAGTAGTAGTTAAAACTGATCTTAATTCAGGTTTAACAACTTGAATAGTAAATGTTACATTCACAGAACCAGTATATCTACCTGATGATGTTGAATTAACTCTAGCTGAAGTCTGAGTTATTGAATCAATTGAAATATCTGATGCTAACAAAGTTGAATTTTTAGCCAAAACAGCTGATTGAATTGTTGTTGCATTATTATTTTGCAAACTTCCCAAATTAGTAGTATTTAAAGCTGAGCTTAATTCAGGTTTAACAACTTGAGTAGTAAATGTTACATTCACAGAACCAGTATATCTACCTGATGATGTTGAATTAACTCTAGCTGAAGTCTGAGTTATTGAAGAAATACTAATATCTGTTGGTCTTAGTGAAGGATTTAAAGCAAGAACTTCATTTTTAATTGTTGTTGCACTATTATCAATTAATGTTCCTAAATCTTTTTTAGTAATAGCACTATTTAAAGATGGTTTAGGCGCTGCAATAGTAAATTCAACCGGTGCTGTACCATTATAAAAAATATCATCTCCTTTTAGGATTGCTGATGTTGTAGTTATTTCAATAATTTCAAAGCCATTTTGATTTATATCTGGATTTTTTGTTAATACAGCATTTCTAATAGTTGTTTCAGAGTTATTATTTATAATTCCTAGATTAGTATTTATTACATTTTCTTCCAATGAAGGAACAATTATAAAGGAAACTAGAACTTCACCATTATATTTATCTTTACCAATTAGTTTTGCAGTTCCTGAATATTCAGATGCAATGATATTTTCAATTTCAAAATCTGTTGCTACTAAATTTGGATTATTTAAAATAACCGCATTTCTTATTTGAATTTCCGTTGATTCATTTATAATTCCTAGTGCCTTTTTTTCGACAACTGTAGAAATATTAATTTTTTTATTATTTGTTCCACATGATATAGTCAAAGTTGTTGATGGAATAACTAATGAGATTGCTCCTAGTAAGCCTAATATCTTTTTCATAATTTTAACCTCACTTACTTTTCTTTTGAAATATTATAAGTTAGGTTAAAATTTAAATAAATAAAACATAAGTGTGATAAGACAATAATCAAATTAAAAGTGTTATAAGTAATTTCATTAGTGTATAAAAAAAGTAAAACTTGAAAAAGTTTTACTTTTTTTATTACATTTAATTAATTTCAGCTGGTTTTGTTGACTCTTTTTTAAATATTAATAATTTTACTTGAGGTTGAACAGTGATCCCAAATCCAACAAATAATAACAGCATTACACCAAATAAATTTCAGAATGTTGAACCATTTTCAGCATTAATTGCAAAAGTAATTACTGAAGCCATCATCATAGCTGTTGCTGCTGTTAAAACAGCTAAAATTGTGATTGTGATTATTTTTGTTTGAAATTCTTTTCTAAAAAATAATTTAAGTAATGGTAATATCATAGAACATCAAACTAAAATCATTCCTGATAATGCTAATGCAAAATACTGAATTCCATTTTCTTCTTTTTTTACATTAGAAAGTATTATGTCTCTACTAAATCCTATACTATA
This window of the Mesoplasma chauliocola genome carries:
- a CDS encoding glycosyl hydrolase family 18 protein, coding for MKKILGLLGAISLVIPSTTLTISCGTNNKKINISTVVEKKALGIINESTEIQIRNAVILNNPNLVATDFEIENIIASEYSGTAKLIGKDKYNGEVLVSFIIVPSLEENVINTNLGIINNNSETTIRNAVLTKNPDINQNGFEIIEITTTSAILKGDDIFYNGTAPVEFTIAAPKPSLNSAITKKDLGTLIDNSATTIKNEVLALNPSLRPTDISISSITQTSARVNSTSSGRYTGSVNVTFTTQVVKPELSSALNTTNLGSLQNNNATTIQSAVLAKNSTLLASDISIDSITQTSARVNSTSSGRYTGSVNVTFTIQVVKPELRSVLTTTNLGSLQNNNATTIQSAVLAKNSTLLASDISIDSITQTSARVNSTSSGRYTGSVNVTFTIQVVKPELRSVLTTTNLGSLQNNNATTIQSAVLAKNSTLLASDISIDSITQTSARVNSTSSGRYTGSVNVTFTIDGTKPPKTDLENVITNINITTVLPSADSQLILDALIIDNPNLNPNYVRIYEAGFNQSSGWGWAKVTSTDENVYINPEKGYLDLTFKVDENLLATDLASVITNTNLGTLDKLDEITIKKQLSKLNPKLETNYVDVKNITETSATIVSNNSTKYKGSVNVSFELDTSKAVPLSSVLTNTNLGEINSTDENTIKQAIKLKNPNIDVNAIGIEPQSITTTGASVKSIDPTKYSGNSIQVKYSIDTSSAVDINTLIKNKNLQGISDNLDSGIIRNTLKFNSTSGINEQDLKITSKSNESAIIESNNLAKYKGSVQVQYEVKTLVGYHYDWGGNFENKIALNDKELLNSSYNVVNLSFLYSNVEYQMPTYSPNNPAAIKEGIKALQSQGKRVLISMGGATAEHMKFRSDQKDELKMAIKTVVEEYGFDGLDIDWESLSLKSSESKKVTALALKELKDEYKAEGKDFIITMAPEFPYLRQNSEGEGKGNYKEFLEELDGYYDWINPQFYNGWGDGVLVETAEDSLKTGVQQDSYITNDDVSKRGEFYYLMSKYITSKPNNTNAFYQIPADKFIIGASTNEPAGRGAGSKESFNRAYNLLNSDGIKIRGLMTWSILFDAFEGMIPTSYGGTNPEIMWYRWSYSKWFDESFGKLKTQK
- a CDS encoding PTS transporter subunit EIIC, producing the protein MKKINWKTYALEIIELIGGKDNIVEIYHCATRLRFILKNDEKFNLEGIKKIELFKGYKKQENQHQIIIGAGVVDKVYKEIDLILNQGSLKNDDMKPENKQKFWNKQLSTKSNMLMITKRGMNSFASIFVPLVPVFIAGGMSLAIMSLVNQISPNTGFAKLLDVIGGGIMGSIPVFVGYTAAKKWGGNPFLGMAIGLVLVSPALLNRYSTNTPVQLEFDINTDFESVIKPAMEAAFKDYLNSLTLAPGAKIPEMSQVVGVYYTIFSGFFKIKLIGYQAQIVPVLLVIGLSINIERVLKKYTPQIIAIIVVPLGTVLLSSWLAFWAIAPLGEIIGKGISLGLSGLFKYTNWNFIGFGGMIFAGFYPFLVITGLHQGFLPIETQLLVDSNLQFGHSFSFITPVACVSNIAQGTAAFMLIFYTKDKKEKSKAISSTFGGYTGITEPAMFGINLQIKPLFIAAAIGSAAAGWWLGMTHTVANSLGSASWIGLVQFDWNTVDTKKYFADQNIHAILTSVPMGVHITIAMLISAATTAGTSALLLRTDWGKTSLKNYLNPSENQYN
- a CDS encoding GntR family transcriptional regulator; amino-acid sequence: MNKKWEIVFDYLMHLIRENKVKAGEILPSQNMLKTKFKYSEQPIRIAFNKLIELQIVKPVNGKGYVVQEKIQNNLLFSFRELFPNSINRYYELKELTIDKKLSKETNFYEGTQVYSFKCIRKDKDSNEVILYQESIVPKNIYKKLSLNYLNENGLMKFVENETSSKVSHSSKKIYFEGTSNKELLNIFEDQSLSGFIVDKGNVYGIFGELLEYRISRYKPKYFKWDFIEWRK